The Anastrepha ludens isolate Willacy chromosome 2, idAnaLude1.1, whole genome shotgun sequence genome contains a region encoding:
- the LOC128871583 gene encoding piggyBac transposable element-derived protein 4-like — MYVRKFLYLFSIIAEWYNVRHFVWIILKMAKTKLSDTQIAQALENSVEEEEEFVLPDFSSDSEPEYVFSASEIEDEFSDDGAENIEDATENMAIYKGKDGTIWSKSPPPTSKIRSSNKIKGKVDKVLLPPGKTLENILDCFRLFISNEVCAQIIQYTNQEAERVYANQSIKWRALDNDELLSFFGELLSIFKASMSSRRFGELLRFIRFDDKLTRSSRRLGDTLAPIRNIWDMVNHNLGKYYMPSEYLVVDEQLMPCRSRCCFIQYLPSKPDKYGIQIWWLCDSKNAYPLRGIPYTGKEGNTRSVGLAKNVVERLCEPYYGTNRNITMDNYFTSKELAENLLGKGLTIVGTLRKNKACIPPEFLPNRKRAVSSTIFGFQKNITIASHVPKVGKAVIFLSTMHHTCNILKNGETNISEINMFYNETKGGVDTFDQLVHEYMTKRKTNRWPLAFFMNMLDAAGIAAYIIWTKQNSLWNSGKSNRRHLFLRELCEQLVVPMILKRQKKPHMRMETQSAISDILQIRNDVLPVSSNDNNNKRKRCYICPSKKARMQKQCCKICNKNVCNEHSQTTKICQNCENNK; from the exons ATGTacgttcgaaaatttttgtatttattttcaataattgctGAGTGGTACAACGTTCGTCATTTCGTTTGGATTATCTTG aaaatggcGAAAACTAAACTTAGTGATACACAAATTGCACAGGCTTTAGAAAACTctgttgaagaagaagaagagttcgTTCTTCCTGATTTTTCTTCTGATTCGGAACCAGAATATGTTTTTTCTGCTTCGGAAATTGAAGATGAGTTTTCAGACGATGGCGCTGAAAATATTGAGGACGCAACAGAAAATATGGCAATTTACAAAGGAAAAGATGGAACTATATGGTCGAAAAGTCCCCCACCAACCTCGAAAATTCGATCTTCCAACAAAATAAAAGGCAAAGTTGATAAGGTTTTATTGCCTCCAGGgaaaactttggaaaatataCTTGATTGCTTCAGACTGTTCATTTCCAATGAAGTTTGTGCACAAATAATCCAATACACTAATCAAGAAGCGGAAAGGGTATATGCTAATCAGTCGATAAAATGGAGAGCACTAGACAATGATGAGTTATTATCTTTCTTCGGTGAGTTATtatcaattttcaaagcaagtaTGTCAAGTCGCAGATTTGGGGAATTATTGCGTTTTATACGTTTCGATGACAAATTGACCAGATCCTCACGACGACTAGGGGATACGTTGGCCCCTATTCGAAATATTTGGGATATGGTTAATCACAATTTAGGTAAATATTATATGCCAAGTGAATATTTAGTTGTCGATGAACAACTCATGCCATGTCGAAGCCGCTGTTGCTTTATTCAGTATCTTCCTTCTAAGCCTGACAAATACGGCATACAAATTTGGTGGCTGTGTGACAGCAAAAACGCATATCCTCTTCGAGGAATTCCTTATACAGGAAAAGAAGGAAATACGAGAAGTGTTGGCCTTGCTAAAAATGTCGTTGAACGACTTTGTGAACCCTATTACGGGACAAACCGAAATATAACAATGGATAACTATTTCACAAGTAAAGAATTAGCAGAAAACCTTCTTGGTAAAGGACTCACTATCGTTGGaactttgagaaaaaataaggcTTGCATCCCGCCTGAATTTTTGCCCAACAGAAAAAGAGCAGTTTCATCTACAATATTTggctttcagaaaaatataactATTGCTTCACATGTTCCAAAAGTCGGCAAGGcagttatttttttgtcaacaaTGCATCACAcatgcaatattttgaaaaacggtgaaacaaatatttcagaaataaatatgttttataatgAAACCAAGGGTGGTGTTGATACATTCGACCAACTTGTACATGAATACATGACAAAACGCAAAACGAACCGTTGGCctcttgcattttttatgaatatgttGGATGCAGCAGGAATTGCAGCATACATTATATggacaaaacaaaattctttatggAACAGCGGAAAGTCTAACCGTCGACACCTTTTTCTCAGAGAACTTTGTGAGCAGTTAGTGGTACCTATGATATTGAAAAGGCAGAAAAAACCACACATGAGAATGGAGACACAAAGCGCAATTTCagatattttgcaaattcgCAACGATGTATTGCCTGTAAGTAGCAatgacaacaataataaaagaaaacgttGCTATATTTGCCCTTCAAAAAAAGCAAGAATGCAAAAGCAatgttgtaaaatttgtaacaaaaacgTCTGTAATGAGCATTCTCAAACAaccaaaatttgccaaaattgcgaaaacaataaatga